GAGCTGCTTCACCAGGGCGAACGCCGAGTTGTACTGCCCCGCCATCCCGGCCGGGGCCAGATCGGCCACCAGCGGCGCGAGCGTCGGCGACAGCATCGCCTCACCCAGCCCGAACAGCGCGTACGTCGACACGAACGCGGCCGTCGCCATCTCGCGGCTCCCGTGACCGAGCCCGGCGTATCCCGCCACGACCCACGCCACGGCCCAGAGCAGCCCCACCGCCGCGATCACCCGCGACCGCTTCTGCCGTTCCACGAACTTCAGCACGGCGAACTGCGCCACCACGATCATCGCCGTGTTGGCGGCCAGCGCGGTCCCGAGCGCGGACGTCGAGATGCCCGCGGCCTCGACCCCGTACGCGCTCAGCCCGGACTCGAACTGCCCGTAGCAGGCGAAGAACAGCACGAAGCCCAGCACACACAGCTGCACCATGGCCCGGTTGCCGAGCAGCTGCTTCCAGCTGCCCCGCGCGGACTGCGGGGCGGCTTCCACGCGCGGGGCCCGCGGCAGCCGCACCGTCGACATCACCACGGCCAGCAACAGGAACATCGCCGCCTCGATGCCGAACAGCAGGGTGAAGGACGAGACCCGTGTCGTGTCGACGAGGTGCCCGCCGATCAGGCCGCCCACGCCGAGCCCGAGGTTCTGCAGGAAGAACTGCGTCGCGAACGCCCGCGAGCGCGTCTCCGCGGTCGAGCAGTCCACGATCATCGTCGCCAGCGCGGGCTGCATCACGGCCTGCCCGGCCCCGAGCGCGGCCGCGGCGGCCAGTACGGCGGAGGCGGTGCCGGCCAGCCCCAGGCTCAGCGCGCCCAGCGCGGCGGTGACCAGGGCGGCGAGCAGGACCGGCAGTGGACCGCGCCGCACGATCGCCCGGCCGGCGAACGGCAGCACGATCAGCGCGGCGACGGCGAAGACGGCGAGCACCGTCCCCGCCGTCATGGCTCCCAGCCCCCGCACCTGCGCCACATAGACGTACAGGTAGGGGACGGTGAAACCGAGCCCGAACGCGCTGAGTGCATTGCCCACGTGGATCCGGCGCATCGCTGCGCCCATCGCCCTGGTCACGTTCACCTCAATCAGGTAGGAGTCTTCAGCACTTAGGACCGAAGACTTAGAAGCTAAAGTTCGAAGCTAAACTGTACACATCGAAGGACTTCAACACGAACGCGCCCCGTGCGATACTTGTTCCCATGGGCGACAACCCCGGCACGGTCGGCACCGGCCTCGGCAGCGAGCCGACCATCGAAGAGCAGATCGCCGCCTACCAGCGCGAGTTCCAGGACCTCGATCCACAGGTAGAGAAGATCGTCTCGGCGCTCTCCCGCCTCAACCGCCGGATGAACGTCGCGTACGGTCGCCAGACCGCCGACCTCGGCATCAGCAACGCCGAGTGGGAGGTCCTCAAGGCCCTCGTCCTCTCCGGCGCTCCCTATCGCCTGGGGCCCAGCGACCTGGCGAAGCGGCTCGGCCTGACGCCGGCCGCGATGACCCACCGGATCGACCGCATGGTCACCGAGGGCCTGGTGACCCGTGAACGGGACGAGACCAACCGGGTCCGGGTGATCGTGGAGCTGACGCCCGAGGGCCGGGAGAAATGGTTGAGGGCCATGCGCATGGCGACGGTCTTCGAGGAGGATCTCCTCCAGGACCTCTCCGCCGCGGAGCGCACCACTCTGGGCGAGGTCCTGACCAGGCTCCTTCGCCGCGTGGAGCACGCTCAGCCGGATGCGGGCGGCCGGCTCAGCGATCTCGACTGAACGGCCCGCGCCCGTTCGGCCTAAAAGATCTTGACAGGGGCGGTTGACAGCCCCATCCCGGATCCGTAGAGTTCTTCGGGTTGCCGCGGAGCCGTAACGGTTCTCCGGTAGCACCTCCGCCGCAGTAGCGGCACACAAACCATCAGCACGATCTCCCCCGGGGTTCAATTCGGCGTGCCCGAATTCAATTCGATCGGGGGCCGGCAGCTCGATTAGCAACTGCCGAACGGATCCGCTAAGGTTTGAGACGTCGGAACGGCCCAACAGCCGGGAAGGCAACTCCCGCTGACCGGGAATCAGAACCGAAAGGGTCTGGTAGAGTCGGAACCGCCGGAAAGGGAAACCGCGAGATAAGCGGGAAACCTGGAAAGCACCGAGGAAATCGGATCGGGAAACGGTCTGATAGAGTCGGAAACGCAAGACCGAAGGGAAACTGCCCGGAGGAAAGCCCGAGAGGGTGAGTACGAAGGAAGCGTCCGTTCCTTGAGAACTCAACAGCGTGCCAAAAATCAACGCCAGATATGTTGATACCCCGTCCCCGGCAGTGATAGCCGAGGATGAGGTTCCTTTGAAACAAACACAGCGAGGACGTTGTGAACGCCGGGCTTATTCCGCTCGACGTTCCGCTCTCGTGTGTGCGATCCCGATCACGGGAAAACATTCACGGAGAGTTTGATCCTGGCTCAGGACGAACGCTGGCGGCGTGCTTAACACATGCAAGTCGAACGATGAACCACTTCGGTGGGGATTAGTGGCGAACGGGTGAGTAACACGTGGGCAATCTGCCCTTCACTCTGGGACAAGCCCTGGAAACGGGGTCTAATACCGGATATCACTTCCACTCGCATGGGTGGGGGTTGAAAGCTCCGGCGGTGAAGGATGAGCCCGCGGCCTATCAGCTTGTTGGTGAGGTAATGGCTCACCAAGGCGACGACGGGTAGCCGGCCTGAGAGGGCGACCGGCCACACTGGGACTGAGACACGGCCCAGACTCCTACGGGAGGCAGCAGTGGGGAATATTGCACAATGGGCGAAAGCCTGATGCAGCGACGCCGCGTGAGGGATGACGGCCTTCGGGTTGTAAACCTCTTTCAGCAGGGAAGAAGCGAAAGTGACGGTACCTGCAGAAGAAGCGCCGGCTAACTACGTGCCAGCAGCCGCGGTAATACGTAGGGCGCAAGCGTTGTCCGGAATTATTGGGCGTAAAGAGCTCGTAGGCGGTCTGTCACGTCGGATGTGAAAGCCCGGGGCTTAACCCCGGGTCTGCATTCGATACGGGCAGACTAGAGTGTGGTAGGGGAGATCGGAATTCCTGGTGTAGCGGTGAAATGCGCAGATATCAGGAGGAACACCGGTGGCGAAGGCGGATCTCTGGGCCATTACTGACGCTGAGGAGCGAAAGCGTGGGGAGCGAACAGGATTAGATACCCTGGTAGTCCACGCCGTAAACGGTGGGAACTAGGTGTTGGCGACATTCCACGTCGTCGGTGCCGCAGCTAACGCATTAAGTTCCCCGCCTGGGGAGTACGGCCGCAAGGCTAAAACTCAAAGGAATTGACGGGGGCCCGCACAAGCAGCGGAGCATGTGGCTTAATTCGACGCAACGCGAAGAACCTTACCAAGGCTTGACATACACCGGAAACGGCCAGAGATGGTCGCCCCCTTGTGGTCGGTGTACAGGTGGTGCATGGCTGTCGTCAGCTCGTGTCGTGAGATGTTGGGTTAAGTCCCGCAACGAGCGCAACCCTTGTTCTGTGTTGCCAGCATGCCCTTCGGGGTGATGGGGACTCACAGGAGACTGCCGGGGTCAACTCGGAGGAAGGTGGGGACGACGTCAAGTCATCATGCCCCTTATGTCTTGGGCTGCACACGTGCTACAATGGCCGGTACAAAGAGCTGCGAAACCGTGAGGTGGAGCGAATCTCAAAAAGCCGGTCTCAGTTCGGATTGGGGTCTGCAACTCGACCCCATGAAGTCGGAGTTGCTAGTAATCGCAGATCAGCATTGCTGCGGTGAATACGTTCCCGGGCCTTGTACACACCGCCCGTCACGTCACGAAAGTCGGTAACACCCGAAGCCGGTGGCCCAACCCCTTGTGGGAGGGAGCTGTCGAAGGTGGGACTGGCGATTGGGACGAAGTCGTAACAAGGTAGCCGTACCGGAAGGTGCGGCTGGATCACCTCCTTTCTAAGGAGCACTTCTAGGCAGCCGCAAGGTTGTCCAGGGGCCAGTTCATCGGCGAACGTCCGATGCTGGTTGCTCATGGGTGGAACGTTGATTATTCGGTCCGGTTTCCGGGTCGGAGGCTTGCGAGTACTGCTCTTCGGAGCGTGGAAAGCATGATCTCCGGGCGGGATCGGGTCGGGCACGCTGTTGGGTGTCTGAGGGTGCGAGCGTTTTGCTTGCCCTTCTGATGCCGGCCCCAGTGAACTCCAGCTCAGGTTGGGGGTGATGGGTGGCTGGTCGTTGTTTGAGAACTGCACAGTGGACGCGAGCATCTGTGGCCAAGTTTTTAAGGGCGCACGGTGGATGCCTTGGCACCAGGAACCGATGAAGGACGTGGGAGGCCACGATAGTCCCCGGGGAGCCGTCAACCAGGCTTTGATCCGGGGGTTTCCGAATGGGGAAACCCGGCAGTCGTCATGGGCTGTCACCCATACCTGAACACATAGGGTATGTGGAGGGAACGCGGGGAAGTGAAACATCTCAGTACCCGCAGGAAGAGAAAACAACCGTGATTCCGGGAGTAGTGGCGAGCGAAACCGGATGAGGCCAAACCGTATACGTGTGAGACCCGGCAGGGGTTGCGTGTACGGGGTTGTGGGATCTCTCTTTCACAGTCTGCCGGCTGTGAGGCGAGTCAGAAACCGTTGATGTAGGCGAAGGACATGCGAAAGGTCCGGCGTAGAGGGTAAGACCCCCGTAGTCGAAACATCAACGGCTCGTTTGAGAGACACCCAAGTAGCACGGGGCCCGAGAAATCCCGTGTGAATCTGGCGGGACCACCCGCTAAGCCTAAATATTCCCTGGTGACCGATAGCGGATAGTACCGTGAGGGAATGGTGAAAAGTACCGCGGGAGCGGAGTGAAATAGTACCTGAAACCGTGTGCCTACAAGCCGTGGGAGCGTCGGACGTCAAGCTTGCTTGGCGTCTCGTGACTGCGTGCCTTTTGAAGAATGAGCCTGCGAGTTTGCGGTGTGTTGCGAGGTTAACCCGAGTGGGGTAGCCGTAGCGAAAGCGAGTCCGAACAGGGCGTTTCAGTAGCACGCTCAAGACCCGAAGCGGAGTGATCTAGCCATGGGCAGGTTGAAGCGGAGGTAAGACTTCGTGGAGGACCGAACCCACCAGGGTTGAAAACCTGGGGGATGACCTGTGGTTAGGGGTGAAAGGCCAATCAAACTCCGTGATAGCTGGTTCTCCCCGAAATGCATTTAGGTGCAGCGTCGTGTGTTTCTTGCCGGAGGTAGAGCACTGGATAGGCGATGGGCCCTACCGGGTTACTGACCTTAGCCAAACTCCGAATGCCGGTAAGTGAGAGCGCGGCAGTGAGACTGTGGGGGATAAGCTCCATGGTCGAGAGGGAAACAGCCCAGAGCATCGACTAAGGCCCCTAAGCGTACGCTAAGTGGGAAAGGATGTGGAGTCGCAGAGACAACCAGGAGGTTGGCTTAGAAGCAGCCACCCTTGAAAGAGTGCGTAATAGCTCACTGGTCTAGTGATTCCGCGCCGACAATGTAGCGGGGCTCAAGCGTACCGCCGAAGTCGTGTCATTGCGATATATACCCCCAACGGGGATCGTGATGGGTAGGGGAGCGTCGTGTGCCGGGTGAAGCAGCACCGGAAGGTAGTTGTGGACGGTTCACGAGTGAGAATGCAGGCATGAGTAGCGATTCACACGTGAGAAACGTGTGCGCCGATTGACTAAGGGTTCCTGGGTCAAGCTGATCTGCCCAGGGTAAGTCGGGACCTAAGGCGAGGCCGACAGGCGTAGTCGATGGATAACCGGTTGATATTCCGGTACCCGCTGTGAAGCGTCAAACATCGAACCAGGCGATGCTAAGTCCGTGAAGCCGTTCCGGACCCTTCGGGGAATGGAAAGTGGTGGAGCCGACGGACCAGACTTGTAGTAGGTGAGTGATGGGGTGACGCAGGAAGGTAGTCCATCCCGGGCGGTGGTTGTCCCGGGGTAAGGGTGTAGGCCGTGTGATAGGCAAATCCGTCACACATTAAGGCTGAGACCTGATGCCGAGCCGATTGTGGCGAAGTGGATGATCCTATGCTGTCGAGAAAAGCCTCTAGCGAGTTTCATGGCGGCCCGTACCCTAAACCGACTCAGGTGGTCAGGTAGAGAATACCGAGGCGTTCGGGTGAACTATGGTTAAGGAACTCGGCAAAATGCCCCCGTAACTTCGGGAGAAGGGGGGCCATCACTGGTGATTGGATTTACTCCATGAGCTGGGGGTGGCCGCAGAGACCAGCGAGAAGCGACTGTTTACTAAAAACACAGGTCCGTGCGAAGCCGTAAGGCGATGTATACGGACTGACGCCTGCCCGGTGCTGGAACGTTAAGGGGACCGGTTAGTCACATTTCGGTGTGGCGAAGCTGAGAACTTAAGCGCCAGTAAACGGCGGTGGTAACTATAACCATCCTAAGGTAGCGAAATTCCTTGTCGGGTAAGTTCCGACCTGCACGAATGGCGTAACGACTTCTCGACTGTCTCAACCATAGGCCCGGTGAAATTGCACTACGAGTAAAGATGCTCGTTTCGCGCAGCAGGACGGAAAGACCCCGGGACCTTTACTACAGTTTGATATTGGTGTTCGGTTCGGCTTGTGTAGGATAGCTGGGAGACTGTGAAGCTTGGACGCCAGTTCAGGTGGAGTCGTCGTTGAAATACCAGTCTGGTCGTGCTGGATGTCTAACCTGGGTCCGTGATCCGGATCAGGGACAGTGTCTGATGGGTAGTTTAACTGGGGCGGTTGCCTCCTAAAGAGTAACGGAGGCGCCCAAAGGTTCCCTCAGCCTGGTTGGCAATCAGGTGTTGAGTGTAAGTGCACAAGGGAGCTTGACTGTGAGACCGACGGGTCGAGCAGGGACGAAAGTCGGGACTAGTGATCCGGCGGTGGCTTGTGGAAGCGCCGTCGCTCAACGGATAAAAGGTACCCCGGGGATAACAGGCTGATCTTCCCCAAGAGTCCATATCGACGGGATGGTTTGGCACCTCGATGTCGGCTCGTCGCATCCTGGGGCTGGAGTCGGTCCCAAGGGTTGGGCTGTTCGCCCATTAAAGCGGTACGCGAGCTGGGTTTAGAACGTCGTGAGACAGTTCGGTCCCTATCCGCTGCGCGCGCAGGAATATTGAGAAGGGCTGTCCCTAGTACGAGAGGACCGGGACGGACGAACCTCTGGTGTGCCAGTTGTTCTGCCAAGGGCATGGCTGGTTGGCTACGTTCGGGAGGGATAACCGCTGAAAGCATCTAAGCGGGAAGCCTGCTTCGAGATGAGTATTCCCACCCACTTGATGGGGTAAGGCTCCCAGTAGACGACTGGGTTGATAGGCCGGATGTGGAAGCCCAGTAATGGGTGAAGCTGACTGGTACTAATAGGCCGAGGGCTTGTCCTCAGTTGCTCGCGTCCACTGTGTTGGTTCTGAAACCACGAACAGCCCCACACCATGGTCACGGTGTGGTGCGGCTGAAACAGTTTCATAGTGTTTCGGTGGTCATAGCGTGAGGGAAACGCCCGGTTACATTCCGAACCCGGAAGCTAAGCCTCACAGCGCCGATGGTACTGCAGGGGGGACCCTGTGGGAGAGTAGGACACCGCCGAACAATCATTGCGAAAACCCCCGTGCCATTCGGCACGGGGGTTTTCTGCGTTTAAAAGGCATTTCCGAGCCGGTGCCCAGGCGCTACTGTGCTTTGCATGTACACGTATGTGGTTCGGGTGGTGCGGCCGGAGGAGTGGGCCTCGGTCAAGGCGCTGCGGTTGCTCGCGCTTGAGGATCCGGCGGCGCCGCTCGCCTTTCTGGAGACGTACGAGACGGCTGCGGCTCGGCCGGACTCGTTCTGGCAGGAGCGGGCCGCCGGCGCGGCCGAGGGATCCACCGGGGCACGGCAGTACATCGCCGAGGCGGAGGACGGGCAGTGGGCGGGGACGGTCACCGTGCTCGTGGAGGAGGCGGGCAGCGTCGACTGGGCCGGCCACCCCGTCGAGCGGTCGCAGGGGCATGTCGTCGGGGTCTTCGTGCGGAAGGAATGGCGGGGAAGCGGGATGTTGCAGGCGCTTCTCGACGCCGCCGCGGACTGGGCCTGGGAGCTGGGGCTGGAACGGGTGCGGCTCATCGTGCACGAGCGGAACCTGCGGGCTCAGGGGGCGTACCGCAAGGCGGGGTTCGTGCCGACCGGGCGGACCGTGCTGCTGGGCGAGGAGTCCCAGGAGAACGAGTACGAGTTCGCCCTCGAGCGTCCCGGGGCGTCAGACCGGTAGTTCGTGGTGCGGCCAGCGGGCCCTGGCCTGTTCGCGGGAGCGCAGAAGAGCCAGGGTGGGCAGGCCCCGGTCCGTTCCGGTGGACAGAAGGTCCGGGAGCTGAGGGATCGGGGCCACGGCCGCCACATCGTCGAGGACGAGGGTCAGTGGTGGGTCGAGGCGACCGGAGGATGACCGTTCGGCCATGCGCCGGCCGCGCTCGACCACGCTGGAGACGAGGGCCGTCAGGAGGGGCATGGCGCCGGGACTGGTCCTGGGGTCCTCGAGAGATTCACCGAGCACATAAAGAGTGCCCCCTTCGTCGACGAAGGAATCCAAGGCGAGGGCATCAGTTCGGTTGGGAGTGCACGCCTCGCGGATGTTCACCGTGGAGAGGGCGGAGAGGGCACGGGCCGTCAGTTCCTGGGCGATGTCCCGGCGTTCGGGATGGGCGGTCAGGGCGGCTTCGAGCTCGCCGGCCGCACCCGGTGCGGCCTTGGGGTTCGTGCGCAGGGCGCGGACCGCTTCCTGGACGCCGGTGCCCTGGGACCAGCGGTGGACGTGGCGGACCGTGCGGCCGTCGATGGCCGCGGCGTGGAGATAGCTGCGGAGCAGGGTCTCGGCCGTCTCGGCCACCGCCTGGTCGAGGCGGGCCGTGGGGCGCACGGGCATGAGGAGCGCCGCTGCGCGGGAGGCCGCTGTCGGTCTGTCCTCGCAGCCGGCAGTGGGGGACCAGTGGAGGCGGGCCGGGGTGTCGCAGCGGTGAGCCGGGTCGTAGAGGTGGACCGGGCCCAGCTTGGCTCGGCCGTCCTTGGTGTCCTGCCAGAGGGCGGGGTCGGAGGTGAGGACGAGGGCCGGGCCCTCGGCGTCCCGGACGGCCTGGGAGGCGAGCGTGAACCGGGCGGCGGGGGGCGCGTAGTGGACCGTCCCGCCTTCGGAGCGGGAGGGCATCCAGCCGTGGGCGGGCGTCAGGACGGCGTCGTCGGGCTGCGGCAGCTCGGCCGTAGAGGGCGGGGGCGGGGACGGGGAGGCCGTCACGGTCTGCCGGTCCGCCGGCGGGACGGCCGAGGCGACGGACTGCGTCCGCGGGGCCGGCTCGGTCGCCTCCGTGCGGGGGGTGGGCACCTCGTGGTGCTGGGGCTCCGGGGCGTACACGGGGGCCGTCCGGTCTGCCCGTCGGTGTGCGCGTACCGCCCGCCAGCGGGCCAGCGTGCCCATCACGAACACCGTGAGCACGAGCAGGACCATCAACTGGCCGATGAGCAGGCCCCAGAAGAGGCCGTAGCCGGAGAACTGCGCGGCGTCCGCGTCGGGCCACGCGCCGGGGACGTCGTGGGGCGCGGCGATGAGGTGGCGCATGGCCAGGGGGGTGCGCGTGAAGGTGACCCCGGACGGCCAGGAACCGTGGGCGAGGAGGGCCGACAGTCCGGTGGCCGTCCAGACGAGGAGCGTCATGCCGAGCAGGAAGGCCAGTATGCCGACGAGCAGGCCGTCGGGGATGCCTTCCTGCCCGGCGCCCCGGCCGGAGCCGTGGCTGTCGTGGCGATGCTCGTCACCCGGTCTCATGACCACCCCGCCCTCTACGCCACCGTCGACTCGGACGAGCCGTCCAGGTCGGTGATGTGCTGTTCCATGAAGGCCGCCGCCCGCCGTTCCTGTTCCAGCTCGGCGGCGAGCAGCGCGTCGTCTTCGGCGATGCGGTCGGCGGAGGACTCCGTCATCGCGCGGTCGGTGAAGACCAGCGGGCGTTCCGTCTCCGTGACCAGGTGTTTGACGACCTGGACGTTGCCGTTGACGTCCCACACGGCGATGCCCGGGGTGAGGGTCGGGATGATCTCCACGGCCCAGCGGGGCAGGCCCAGAACTCGGCCGGTCGCTCTCGCCTCGTCCGTCTTCTGGGCGTAGATCGTCCTGGTGGAGGCCATCTTGAGGATGGCGGAGGCCTCTTTCGCCGCCGCTCCGTCCACCACGTCGGACAGGTGGTGGACGACGGCCACGAAGGACAGGCCGAGTCGGCGGCCGAACTTCAGCAGCCGCTGGAAGAGCTGGGCCACGAACGGGCTGCTGATGATGTGCCAGGCCTCCTCGACCAGGAAGATGCGCTTCTTCCGGTCGGGGCGGATCCAGGTGTGTTCCAGCCAGACCCCGACGATCGCCATCAGGATCGGCATGGCGATCGAGTTGCGGTCGATGTGGGACAGGTCGAACACGATCAGCGGGGCGTCCAGGTCGATGCCGACCGTCGTCGGGCCGTCGAACATGCCGCGCAGGTCGCCGTCGACCAGGCGGTCCAGGACCAGGGCGACGTCCAGACCCCAGGCCCGCACATCGTCTATGGCGACGTTCATCGCCTCCGCCGACTCCGGTTCGGGGTGGCGCAGTTGTTCGACGATGTCGGTGAGGACCGGCTGGCGTTCGACGATCGTCTCGTTGACGTAGGCGTGGGCGACCTTGAGCGCGAAGCCGGAGCGCTCGTCGAGGCCGTGGCCCATCGCCACCTCGATGATCGTGCGCAGCAGCGCGAGCTGGCCCGTCGTGGTGATCGACGGGTCCAGGGGGTTGAGGCGGATCCCCATGTCCAGGGCGGCCATCGGGTCCAGGCGGATGGGGGTTATTCCCAGCGCCTGCGCGATGAGGTTCCATTCGCCGACGCCGTCCTCGCCCTGGGCGTCCAGGACGACGACCTGACGGTCGCGGAAACGGAGCTGGCGCAGGACGTAGGTCTTCTCCAGGGCCGATTTGCCGTTGCCGGACTCGCCGAGGACGAGCCAGTGCGGGGCGGGCAGCTGCTGGCCGTACAGCTGGAAGGGGTCGTAGATGTAGCCCTTCCCGGAGTAGACCTCGCGGCCGATGATGACGCCGGAGTCGCCGAGGCCGGGGGCGGCCGTGGGGAGGTAGACCGCCTGGGCCTGGCCGGTGGAGGTGCGGACCGGAAGGCGGGTCGTCTCCACCTTGCCGAACAGGAAGGACGTGAAGGCGTCGGTGAGGACGGACATCGGGTCCCGCATGTGAAGCCCCTACCTTCGGATTCCGGTGGCGAACGGGAGGGTGTTCACGAACGCACGGTGATGCTCCCGGTCGCACCACTCCAGCTTCAGGTACGACTTGCCGGCCGACGCCCTGATCGTCCGCTTGTCGCGGGCGAGGGCCTCGGGGTTGCGGGAGGAGACCGTGATGTAGCCGACCAGGTTCACGCCGGCCGCGCCGGACGCCAGGTCCTCGCCGCGCTGGTCGAGACGGGAGTGGGCGGCGACGTCACGCGGGTCGACGGTGCGGTTCATCTTGGCGGCGCGGCTGGCCTCCGCCTCGTCGTTCGTCTTCTCCGTCAGCATGCGCTCGATGGCGACCTCGGTGGGTTCGAGGTCCATCGTGACGGCGACCGTGCGGATGACGTCCGGGGTGTGGACCAGCAGGGGAGCCAGGAAGTTGACGCCGACCGGGGTCATCGGCCACTCCTTCACCCAGGCCGTGGCGTGGCACCAGGGGGCGCGGGTGGACGACTCGCGGGTCTTCGCCTGGAGGTACGTCGGCTCCATGGCGTCCAGCTCGGCCGGCCAGGCGTTGCGCCTGGTCATCGCCTGGATGTGGTCGATGGGGTGGTCCGGGTCGTACATGGAGTGGACGAGGGAGGACAGCCGGCCCTGGCCGAGCGGCTGGCGGACGCGGATGTCCGCCTCCTGCAGGCGTGAGCAGATGTCCGTCAGTTCCCGGGCCATGACGACGGCGAGGCCGGCGTCGCGGTCCAGCTTGCGGCCCGACCGGGGGTGGGCGGCGCGGGCCATCGCGTGGGCCTCGGCGGCCAGTTCGCGGGTGTAGTGCATACAGGCGACGAGGTAGGCGCGGTGCTGCTCGCTGCTGGTGGACACCATGGACTGGAGCTGGTCGTAGGAGCGGGCCAGCCAGTCGGGGGACTTCTCGTCCCCGCGGACGGCGACGTCCTTGGCGTGGGCGTCGGGGTCGGCGGGGAGGGTGCGGGCGAGTATCTGCAGCCGGGTGACGAAGCCGTCGCCGTTGGCCACGTGCTTGAGCAGGGTGCCGAAGCGGTCGACGAGGGCTTCCTGGTCCTCGCTGTCGCGCAGGCCGACGCCCGGGCCCTCGATCTCGATGGCGGCGGTCACCGTGCGCCGGTCCGCGTGCAGGAGGACGGCGATCTCGTCGGGTCCGAAGGGTGCGGCCAGCCAGCTGATGCGGCCGATGCCCGGCGGGGGCCCGACCTCGATCTCCTGGCCGTCCAGGCGGGTGCCGGCCTCCGAGGCCGTCGAGCGGTATGTGGTGCCGCGGCGGAGGGTGCGCTTGTAGCTGCGGTTGATCTCGAACCACTTGTAGAACGTGCGGTGCTTGTACGGCACGTACACCGCGGCCAGCGCGACCATGGGGAAGCCGCTCAGCAGGACGATGCGCAGGGCGAGGACGGGGACGAGGAGGCCGCACATCATGCCGAGGAACGCGCCGATGACGATGAGCGCGATCTCGCCGGACTCGCGGTTGCGGCCGACGATCGCGTTCGGCCGGGCGCGGCCGATCAGATAAGTACGGCGGGGCGTGACCGCGTGGGACACGTGGGAATCAGTCGTCAACGCCCTTCACCTCCCGTGCGGTTGTTGCTGCTGTTTCGGGTGTTGCCTGCGTGCGGGGTGTTGACGGGGCTGCTCGCGCGGGGCGCGGGTGCGGCGGAGGGGACAGATCCGCCGCCCCCGTTCGAGGTGCGCGAGCTGTGTGCGGCGACCCCGCCGGACACCGGGTTGGCCGGGCGGCCCCCGGAGGACCCGGACGAGCCGCCGTTGTCCGCGCGGGTGCTGTGCGTCTTGATGCCCTGGGCGACCAGGTTCGCCGGGGAACTGATGACGGCGGCGGCCTTGCCCTCGGCTCCCTGCATGATGCGGTTGTTGCGGCCGTTCGCGATCTCGTCGCCGAAGCCGGGGACGAAGCGGTAGATCATCGCGCTGGCGAAGATGGCGAGCAGGATGATGGAGAGGCCGGAGACGACGGCGGAGAAGGAGTCCGGTCCGTCGGCGGAGGACAGCGCTCCGGCAAGGCCGAGCACTATCACGATGACCGG
The window above is part of the Streptomyces sp. NBC_00425 genome. Proteins encoded here:
- a CDS encoding MarR family winged helix-turn-helix transcriptional regulator, which gives rise to MGDNPGTVGTGLGSEPTIEEQIAAYQREFQDLDPQVEKIVSALSRLNRRMNVAYGRQTADLGISNAEWEVLKALVLSGAPYRLGPSDLAKRLGLTPAAMTHRIDRMVTEGLVTRERDETNRVRVIVELTPEGREKWLRAMRMATVFEEDLLQDLSAAERTTLGEVLTRLLRRVEHAQPDAGGRLSDLD
- a CDS encoding GNAT family N-acetyltransferase, with the translated sequence MYTYVVRVVRPEEWASVKALRLLALEDPAAPLAFLETYETAAARPDSFWQERAAGAAEGSTGARQYIAEAEDGQWAGTVTVLVEEAGSVDWAGHPVERSQGHVVGVFVRKEWRGSGMLQALLDAAADWAWELGLERVRLIVHERNLRAQGAYRKAGFVPTGRTVLLGEESQENEYEFALERPGASDR
- a CDS encoding MFS transporter, producing MNVTRAMGAAMRRIHVGNALSAFGLGFTVPYLYVYVAQVRGLGAMTAGTVLAVFAVAALIVLPFAGRAIVRRGPLPVLLAALVTAALGALSLGLAGTASAVLAAAAALGAGQAVMQPALATMIVDCSTAETRSRAFATQFFLQNLGLGVGGLIGGHLVDTTRVSSFTLLFGIEAAMFLLLAVVMSTVRLPRAPRVEAAPQSARGSWKQLLGNRAMVQLCVLGFVLFFACYGQFESGLSAYGVEAAGISTSALGTALAANTAMIVVAQFAVLKFVERQKRSRVIAAVGLLWAVAWVVAGYAGLGHGSREMATAAFVSTYALFGLGEAMLSPTLAPLVADLAPAGMAGQYNSAFALVKQLALAVGPAVGGPMGASLHAPYIVTFLLFSLGITYLALRLGRQLTAVQDQPWLVRKRVVARGGAAVQPVAAQA
- a CDS encoding type IV secretory system conjugative DNA transfer family protein — translated: MRPGDEHRHDSHGSGRGAGQEGIPDGLLVGILAFLLGMTLLVWTATGLSALLAHGSWPSGVTFTRTPLAMRHLIAAPHDVPGAWPDADAAQFSGYGLFWGLLIGQLMVLLVLTVFVMGTLARWRAVRAHRRADRTAPVYAPEPQHHEVPTPRTEATEPAPRTQSVASAVPPADRQTVTASPSPPPPSTAELPQPDDAVLTPAHGWMPSRSEGGTVHYAPPAARFTLASQAVRDAEGPALVLTSDPALWQDTKDGRAKLGPVHLYDPAHRCDTPARLHWSPTAGCEDRPTAASRAAALLMPVRPTARLDQAVAETAETLLRSYLHAAAIDGRTVRHVHRWSQGTGVQEAVRALRTNPKAAPGAAGELEAALTAHPERRDIAQELTARALSALSTVNIREACTPNRTDALALDSFVDEGGTLYVLGESLEDPRTSPGAMPLLTALVSSVVERGRRMAERSSSGRLDPPLTLVLDDVAAVAPIPQLPDLLSTGTDRGLPTLALLRSREQARARWPHHELPV
- a CDS encoding ATP-binding protein, which encodes MRDPMSVLTDAFTSFLFGKVETTRLPVRTSTGQAQAVYLPTAAPGLGDSGVIIGREVYSGKGYIYDPFQLYGQQLPAPHWLVLGESGNGKSALEKTYVLRQLRFRDRQVVVLDAQGEDGVGEWNLIAQALGITPIRLDPMAALDMGIRLNPLDPSITTTGQLALLRTIIEVAMGHGLDERSGFALKVAHAYVNETIVERQPVLTDIVEQLRHPEPESAEAMNVAIDDVRAWGLDVALVLDRLVDGDLRGMFDGPTTVGIDLDAPLIVFDLSHIDRNSIAMPILMAIVGVWLEHTWIRPDRKKRIFLVEEAWHIISSPFVAQLFQRLLKFGRRLGLSFVAVVHHLSDVVDGAAAKEASAILKMASTRTIYAQKTDEARATGRVLGLPRWAVEIIPTLTPGIAVWDVNGNVQVVKHLVTETERPLVFTDRAMTESSADRIAEDDALLAAELEQERRAAAFMEQHITDLDGSSESTVA
- a CDS encoding SCO6880 family protein, with amino-acid sequence MTTDSHVSHAVTPRRTYLIGRARPNAIVGRNRESGEIALIVIGAFLGMMCGLLVPVLALRIVLLSGFPMVALAAVYVPYKHRTFYKWFEINRSYKRTLRRGTTYRSTASEAGTRLDGQEIEVGPPPGIGRISWLAAPFGPDEIAVLLHADRRTVTAAIEIEGPGVGLRDSEDQEALVDRFGTLLKHVANGDGFVTRLQILARTLPADPDAHAKDVAVRGDEKSPDWLARSYDQLQSMVSTSSEQHRAYLVACMHYTRELAAEAHAMARAAHPRSGRKLDRDAGLAVVMARELTDICSRLQEADIRVRQPLGQGRLSSLVHSMYDPDHPIDHIQAMTRRNAWPAELDAMEPTYLQAKTRESSTRAPWCHATAWVKEWPMTPVGVNFLAPLLVHTPDVIRTVAVTMDLEPTEVAIERMLTEKTNDEAEASRAAKMNRTVDPRDVAAHSRLDQRGEDLASGAAGVNLVGYITVSSRNPEALARDKRTIRASAGKSYLKLEWCDREHHRAFVNTLPFATGIRR